The Aedes aegypti strain LVP_AGWG chromosome 1, AaegL5.0 Primary Assembly, whole genome shotgun sequence sequence GCACGGTATGCTTCCTTTGGAGGAGATCTTCTCCATTCAGAACGAGTTCCACCGCGAAGAGGTCATCGCCTTGTTCCATCTGTTCTACTACGCCAAAGATTGGGATACCTTCTACAAGACCATGGTATGGGCTCGCTTCCACGTCAACGAAGGCATGTTCGTGTACGCTTTGACCGTCGCCGTTCTGCATCGCCACGATATGGAAGGCATCGTCCTGCCAGCGCCGTACGAAATCTATCCGTTCTACTTCTTCAACGATGTCGTAATCAGCAAGGCCCAACGCTACAAGATGCAAGGCTTTTACAAGATGAAGAAGATCAATGACGTCTACACTGCGTATATCCCTAGCAACTACACCGGATATTACGTCCACACTGGCCCAGAACAGCGCGTTGGCTACTTCACTGAAGATATTGGCCTGAACTCGTACTACTACTACTTCCACGCTGACTATCCATTCTGGATGGGTGGCAAGGAATTTGGCCTGTACAAGGACCGCCGTGGCGAATTCTTCCTCTTCCAACATCAACAACTGCTGGCCCGTTACTACCTGGAACGCTTGTCCAACGACCTCGGAGTCATCCCGCCCTTCTCGTGGCACAAATCCATCACCACCGGTTACTATCCATACCTTCGCTACTACAATGGAATTCCGTTCCCGGTCCGCGACAACTACTACAGTGCCTCCGTCGACAAGAGCTATGTTGTGGAACAGATCGAAGACTTCGAACACCGCATCATGGAAGCCATCGACTATGGGTTCATCGTTCTGCCCGATGGGAAATATGTTAACATCACCACTCCCTCTGGAATTGAATATCTTGGAAATTTGATTCAGTCGAACGGTGACAGCGTCAACACCCGCTTCTACGGCTACTTGGAAATCCTAGCCAAATACTTCCTTGGTGGATCTTTCAAGCTGCAACATGAATACCGAGCGATTCCATCGGTCCTGGAGAAGTTCGAAACCAGCATGCGTGATCCCATGTTCTACCAATTCTACAAGCGCATCGTCGAGTACTACTATCGCTTCCTTGATCTCCTTCCATCCTACAAGAAGGAAGAGCTGGACTTCCCCGGAGTCAAGATCGAAACCGTTGAAATGGACAAACTGGTAACCTACTTCGATAAGTTCGACGCAGACATTACCAATGCCGTGGACGTGGAGGTATTCGACGAAACCACCATGAAGGGAAGTGACATGAAGAAGTTCGGCAAGATCGCCCACTATCAAGGCGAAGACTTCGTCATCTATGCTCGCATGCCTCGTCTCAACCATCTTCCGTTCACCTTCAAGCTGAACGTTGTGTCCGAAAAGGCCCAAAAGGCCACCGTCTTCGTCTACCTGGGTCCCAAATACGACCAGTACGGAAACATCTACGGAGTCGACGCCAACCGTGAGAACTTCTTCGAGCTGGACCATTTCCTGGTTGATCTGGTCCCGGGGAAGAACGCCATCACCCGCAACTCCCAggacttcagctggttcgtGAAGGACCGCACCACCTACTTTGAGCTGTACCAACAGGTTATGAAGGCCGTCACCGGCGAAGGCAAGTTCCCGCTGGATATGTCCGAAGCTCACTGTGGCTTCCCAGCTCGTCTGATGCTCCCCAAGGGCAAGAAGGGTGGCATGCCATTCCAGTTCTTCTTCATGGTCGTTCCCTATCACGCACCCAAGGTTGAACAGTTCACCGGTTTCGATCACACCCTGTCCTGTGGAGTTGGATCTGGTGCCCGCTACCTGGACGATCTACCCTTCGGCTACCCCTTCGAGCGCAAGATCGATGAAAATGCCTGGTTTACCCCGAACATGAAGTACTACGACACCCTCATCTACCACAAAAGTGAAACTGAAGTCAACTCCGTGGTGATACACTAGTTCAAATGCCCATCCCTCATGCGAAACCCATTCAATAAAAATTGCATTCCATTATCGGCTCCCGAAGCACTGCGTAATGCCAACAATTAAATGAAAACCACTTGGCGTTCTGGAAAAATTATTTCCGTGAGAAATATTGCATCACTGCCTGGGTGTGCGCAGCCAAGGCTGTCGTTAGCTCATCATACTCATCTCTCCGGATGTGCACTGGGTGGTTCCGTGGGTGTAGTCAGGGAGTTGTTGCTCGAAGAAATGCTGGTGGAATCGAACTTAGAGAATTCTCGGGGAAACTTTGAGGACTCCTCTTTGCTCaatgtaaaaaataataataacgtTTGCcccctgatggaaatcctggccACACCCATGCTGGATGGTTCACTGTCCCGAAAGCACTCAGCAAATTGAAATCATTCTTTCACGAAATGCAAATAGTTTCcaccatcgtcgtcgtcgtcgacgtTATCCTCCAAATGGCACACAATGGCGTAATGGCGTTTGCTGGAATTCTCTCTCCCAGTTGGGTGGCTTGGTTCCAAGAAGGGGGCGAGGGagaattatttcgaaaataaattcaaacatACTGCAATTTAACAACAAGAATTAAAATATTTCGGGTGCATCCGAGCGGGAGCAGCCTTGCGGGAAATGGAGCTGGAGCGAGCGAATTTTGCGCTTCCGGAGTGTCTTCTCCGGCGTTCGACAGTTGGCGGTGATTATAATGATGACACAGAGTCCGTGATTGGCAGGAATTTGGAGCCGGAGAGTCTGAAGTAGCTATCGATGGGGATGCTTTCAAGCACTGATCGAATAAGCGGTTCGTAAAAAAGCGAGAGATATGATAGAATAATTTATTCCTACATACTACGAAAGGAACAAGTGTTACACATGATGCTAACCTCATGTTAAGCAAAAtactcaaaataaaaaatggaatgacgtaaatttgaaaGTAATTGCTCATAAAAATGCGGAACTATCGAGAAAATGTGACGGAAAATGACGTGTTTATTGGCTTGAATTTACGTCAGTTTACTCGCTATCATATGATGAGCATCTATTACGTAACTTTTATTTCTAGGTGTACAGTTAAAAAATGTTACATTGTTCATCACATTCACTACATTTTTCCATTCGATTTTAAAATGACAGGTTGGTCTCAGTGTGAAGCTTGTATGCAATAGTCCATACAAGAATGTCCTTTGtgtaaaatgaaatgaaatgttatTTAAATTTACACGTCCTTAGGGCAATTTCACTAGAGGTaaatttttgacgtaggactacgtcttacTTCTCTATACAGCAGTGAAAATGGAATTTCagaaccaagagcgttacgctagcatgaaatattttaaacttactgaatcccacatacctatccaaatagtttaataactgttttaaaagagaacgttgatttcaagcaaatctataaatagggatGCTCTTCactctcagcaggcaacagaccggcttgctctgaccgggcgtgcttctcaagcacagacatcgatagcgaatgACACCTCCGTTTGtattgcttcgctcaaatcaaactgaccgtcgaccgagcgagagaagatgccgtccgaagccaaagccatcaccgctgccgccgccaagaagaagaagaggaagcagtccacaggagaatgagATGGCTGTGGCCATCATCGCAGCCCCAAACGAACGGAATGGGTCTTCCTGCAAGTGATCGAGAAATATATCGGCGGAAACTACAACTGCGATGTCGGCAAGATTGGCAAAGGTTAAGTGAAATCCTGGGAAACTATGGCTTTGGCTGGCTTCCGAGAAGGAGGAGGAGAAAAAGaagcccaagcagcacagtttgtttcaactcaagaataaaataatctcttgaaactaatccaagttgtcaatggttgaaaatatgactttcaattgcactgaatagcaacgcaaaaagcgcaagaggtgaagtctgtttgcaacatatttaagttatatcgaaattgcttatttgtggcaaaatacttgagagaaaaaaaaaatgaaaacaaaaatatgaacgagaaccaaacttccgacctcaagatcaccaaacttctcctctactcactactccaccagctcttcgataattgcttcgccaatgcactataaaagcgactatatggcccattaatcaaagcttgttgcttttaactttactgcacccttcggaatacaagttcattactgtcgaaattagaccacgcctgaaataatctaaactttttgcaaaaacttccgcgcaacatatgagaaacaccattcaaacaaacaaactgttgctagaccatgttttcgttgttagatgatacgtaaggtgcaactctACCATATTGCAAAtcgattcaaacaaacaaactagctgtcatacacgtagtttagtgcaacttggtcgcaactgggatgaatcttcttgagttgtgggtatggaaacgaaaattgaatgcaagttgcggatgctttaaatgaaagttaTTTGAAACATAGCATTAAAAttggcattttgggagaagtttcaagagtttgtttgaaaagttgctggaaacatcttgacaaacttgacttcattgctatttgcaaaggacatttgcagcaaatcttgtcgtttcataaatgttgaatgtcaaacaagaagtGAAATGCATATTCATTGGAATggaaatgaaactttatgagccttgatattgatatgcaaccgaactagaaccatgtaagttacagatgcttttattgatacgcgattgaaaccatttttgaaaagcatctctttggaagatgtttcgtgtGCTACTTGGGAGGCAGTTCCTAAGCAAAACCCCACCAAGTTTCAAAGACCGCCGCGATGAAGAAGGCCCCGAAGAAGCCGCCGTCGCAAaactcaccgggcgaggaggatttcaacctatGCGCCGTGAAAATGTGTCCGTGTaactcgaattcaacaattcaatcggcccttttcagggcaaAAAAATGTATACTAAAAGTTCTTTGTGTAATTGTTCCTAATGTGAAAGTAATTGCACattcttgctataatctctAAATTCATCTCGttgcatcatacaatatctgatttattacaaataatcgacaatacggcaattcgaggatgtttccgaggacgctgctgcagtgccatcgggatgcaataacatcATAATGCTCATCtcgtacatcccttgccaagacatcaacttcatgtagcctatttcccagatcagaaagcgaagaatacgaaaaggaggagcatcatctgctatccTAAAGGTATAAAGCATACCTTCTTCATCGAATTCGGCTTTATTCCATGtttgctttcgagctggtaagaggtCCAccgaacctgctcagctcctcgctacctgtGCCACAGAGCTCTTGATCATCAAGCTGCTGCAAACCCAGCGTCCGATTTgtaaaatcgctcaagatttgtaGATTATctcgcgcttccagaattggcccTGCAGGAATCGGTGCGCTAATGCAAG is a genomic window containing:
- the LOC5578573 gene encoding hexamerin-1.1; protein product: MRSILAVTVVCLFALASGSYMTKDVKYGDEIFLKKQKAILEIFQHIHQPELHTSSWEESKGFDIEQYLDHYTNAEAVKEFLRFYKHGMLPLEEIFSIQNEFHREEVIALFHLFYYAKDWDTFYKTMVWARFHVNEGMFVYALTVAVLHRHDMEGIVLPAPYEIYPFYFFNDVVISKAQRYKMQGFYKMKKINDVYTAYIPSNYTGYYVHTGPEQRVGYFTEDIGLNSYYYYFHADYPFWMGGKEFGLYKDRRGEFFLFQHQQLLARYYLERLSNDLGVIPPFSWHKSITTGYYPYLRYYNGIPFPVRDNYYSASVDKSYVVEQIEDFEHRIMEAIDYGFIVLPDGKYVNITTPSGIEYLGNLIQSNGDSVNTRFYGYLEILAKYFLGGSFKLQHEYRAIPSVLEKFETSMRDPMFYQFYKRIVEYYYRFLDLLPSYKKEELDFPGVKIETVEMDKLVTYFDKFDADITNAVDVEVFDETTMKGSDMKKFGKIAHYQGEDFVIYARMPRLNHLPFTFKLNVVSEKAQKATVFVYLGPKYDQYGNIYGVDANRENFFELDHFLVDLVPGKNAITRNSQDFSWFVKDRTTYFELYQQVMKAVTGEGKFPLDMSEAHCGFPARLMLPKGKKGGMPFQFFFMVVPYHAPKVEQFTGFDHTLSCGVGSGARYLDDLPFGYPFERKIDENAWFTPNMKYYDTLIYHKSETEVNSVVIH